One Halobaculum sp. CBA1158 DNA segment encodes these proteins:
- a CDS encoding response regulator — protein sequence MNEGSGERTIHVLQVDDEPRFSELVEAYLERLDEPFEVSSETDPRKAVETIADEPVDCVVSDYEMLPMDGIAFLEVIREEYPNLPFVLFTGKGSEEVASEVTQFTATEYLQKGGSDAYKLLANRVQNLVDRHRSERRAKIARDRLIQLYEQTDGFYTLDEDWTITYWNQQISDRTGHSPEEVIGQEFWDVFPQAAETCVYDRFREARETGERVEFEVEFEQRGYWAEIRIHPVDSLLFVHSRDITDKREQQQELQYRNELLESFASTVSHDLRNPLSIAEGNLQLAQETGDFQHLEQVAQAHNRMRNLIDELLHVARGDELDRSEVSLADIADRAWETVSSEETDLVVGDDATFEAYESQLRRLFENLFWNAIDHGEAATVRVGTMADGFYVEDDGVGIPPDHREAVFESGFSTAEEGPGYGLSIVRGIVDMHDWEIVVTDADGGGARFEVTGVDTAR from the coding sequence ATGAACGAGGGTTCGGGCGAACGGACTATCCACGTCCTTCAGGTCGATGACGAACCTCGGTTCAGCGAACTCGTGGAAGCGTACTTGGAGCGGTTGGACGAACCGTTCGAGGTGTCATCGGAGACCGATCCCCGAAAGGCGGTCGAGACGATAGCGGACGAACCCGTGGACTGTGTCGTCAGCGACTACGAGATGCTGCCGATGGACGGCATCGCCTTCCTCGAAGTCATCCGCGAGGAGTACCCGAATCTCCCGTTCGTCCTGTTTACCGGGAAGGGAAGCGAGGAGGTCGCCTCGGAGGTGACCCAGTTCACCGCCACCGAGTACCTCCAGAAGGGCGGGAGCGATGCGTACAAACTCCTCGCGAACCGCGTGCAGAACCTCGTCGACCGCCATCGGTCCGAACGGCGAGCGAAGATCGCCCGGGACCGTCTCATCCAACTGTACGAACAGACGGACGGGTTCTACACCCTCGACGAGGACTGGACGATCACGTATTGGAACCAGCAGATCTCGGACCGGACGGGGCACTCCCCAGAGGAGGTCATCGGGCAGGAGTTCTGGGACGTCTTCCCCCAGGCCGCCGAGACGTGCGTGTACGACCGGTTCCGGGAAGCGAGAGAGACCGGCGAGCGGGTGGAGTTCGAGGTCGAGTTCGAACAACGCGGCTACTGGGCGGAGATCCGCATTCATCCGGTCGACTCCCTCCTGTTCGTCCACTCTCGGGACATCACCGACAAGAGGGAGCAACAGCAGGAGTTACAGTACCGGAACGAGCTACTGGAGTCGTTCGCGAGCACCGTCTCCCACGACCTTCGGAACCCGCTCAGTATCGCCGAGGGAAACCTCCAGTTGGCACAGGAGACGGGGGATTTCCAACACCTCGAGCAGGTTGCACAGGCGCACAACCGGATGCGGAACCTCATCGACGAGTTGCTTCACGTCGCTCGCGGGGACGAACTAGATCGCTCGGAGGTCTCGCTGGCGGACATCGCCGACCGGGCCTGGGAGACGGTTTCCTCGGAGGAGACCGACCTCGTCGTGGGCGACGACGCGACGTTCGAGGCGTACGAGAGCCAGTTGCGGCGGCTCTTCGAGAACCTGTTCTGGAACGCGATCGACCACGGCGAGGCGGCGACGGTCCGGGTCGGGACGATGGCTGACGGCTTCTACGTGGAGGACGACGGGGTCGGCATCCCGCCCGACCATCGCGAGGCGGTGTTCGAGTCCGGATTTTCGACGGCGGAAGAGGGCCCGGGCTACGGACTGTCCATCGTGCGGGGGATCGTGGACATGCACGACTGGGAGATCGTCGTCACGGACGCCGACGGCGGCGGCGCGCGGTTCGAGGTCACCGGCGTCGATACCGCGCGATGA
- a CDS encoding HalOD1 output domain-containing protein, translating to MTRDDLLYEIVSSVADRDGRAIRELPLLGEQIDVEAVQAAVESGVDRVEFEYLDYRVVVRDGDVELREQTE from the coding sequence ATGACCCGGGACGACCTGCTCTATGAGATCGTCTCGTCGGTCGCCGACCGGGACGGACGAGCGATCCGGGAGTTGCCCCTGCTGGGCGAGCAGATCGACGTGGAGGCGGTGCAGGCGGCGGTCGAATCCGGAGTCGACCGGGTCGAGTTCGAGTACCTCGACTACCGGGTCGTCGTCCGGGACGGGGACGTGGAACTGCGGGAGCAGACCGAGTGA
- a CDS encoding hydantoinase B/oxoprolinase family protein: MTDRGESAAGGDADGSGTAVDSVTLEVIRNGCEAVAEEMNATLVRTGYSPNIKERRDCSTALFDAAGEMIAQAETMPVHLGAMPYSVAAAVEAFPAETLSPGDSVLLNDPFRGGAHLPDLTLVTPIHDAAGDEVIAFAANRAHHADIGGSTAGSVAADSTEIYQEGLRIPPVKFEEGTGEVADDGTPEGEVREDVLSMILANVRTPEERRGDLRAQVAANATGRRRFRELAAEHGADLEPALEEIKNYSERRMRAEIAAVPDGTYEFADALDDDGRGTEDLAIEVALTVDGDEVTVDFTGTAEQTEGPINAVLAVTASATYYAVRCVTDPDIPPNHGCYRPIEIVAPEGTIVNPRPPAAVVGGNLETSQRVTDAVLGALATAAPDAVAAAGQGTMNNVTLGGTDPREEEPTPYAFYETQGGGFGGRAGGDGMDGVHVHMSNTLNTPAEVLETAYPLRIERYELRPDSGGAGEHRGGLGLRRDVRVRDHTARLSLLAERHESRPYGLAGGGEGANGAAYLVDDAGDEIEKLPAKHTRDLPAGTVVSVRTPGGGGYGDPADRDAAAVERDLGLGKLTPDAARERYGYEVADDDTATDDD; the protein is encoded by the coding sequence ATGACCGACCGAGGCGAGAGCGCCGCCGGCGGCGACGCCGACGGCTCCGGGACCGCGGTCGACTCGGTCACCCTCGAGGTGATCCGCAACGGCTGCGAGGCGGTCGCCGAGGAGATGAACGCGACCCTGGTGCGGACGGGCTACTCGCCGAACATCAAGGAGCGGCGCGACTGCTCGACGGCGCTGTTCGACGCCGCGGGCGAGATGATCGCGCAGGCGGAGACGATGCCGGTCCACCTCGGCGCGATGCCGTACTCCGTCGCCGCCGCGGTCGAGGCGTTCCCGGCGGAGACGCTCTCGCCCGGCGACTCCGTCCTCCTCAACGACCCGTTCCGGGGCGGCGCACACCTCCCGGACCTGACGCTGGTGACGCCGATACACGACGCCGCAGGCGACGAGGTGATCGCCTTCGCCGCCAACCGCGCGCACCACGCCGACATCGGCGGCTCCACGGCCGGCTCGGTGGCAGCTGATTCAACCGAGATCTACCAGGAGGGCCTGCGCATCCCGCCGGTGAAGTTCGAGGAAGGGACCGGGGAGGTCGCCGACGACGGCACGCCGGAGGGCGAGGTGCGCGAGGACGTGCTGTCGATGATCCTCGCCAACGTCAGGACTCCGGAGGAGCGCCGCGGCGACCTCCGCGCGCAGGTGGCCGCGAACGCGACCGGCCGACGGCGGTTCCGCGAGCTCGCGGCCGAACACGGCGCGGATCTGGAGCCGGCCTTAGAGGAGATCAAGAACTACTCCGAGCGCCGGATGCGCGCCGAGATCGCCGCGGTGCCGGACGGCACCTACGAGTTCGCCGACGCGCTCGACGACGACGGCCGCGGCACCGAGGACCTCGCGATCGAGGTCGCGCTCACCGTCGACGGCGACGAGGTGACCGTCGACTTCACCGGGACGGCCGAGCAGACCGAGGGGCCGATCAACGCCGTGCTCGCCGTCACCGCGTCGGCGACGTACTACGCCGTCCGCTGCGTCACCGACCCGGACATCCCGCCGAACCACGGCTGCTATCGCCCGATCGAGATCGTCGCGCCCGAGGGGACCATCGTGAACCCGCGGCCGCCCGCCGCCGTGGTCGGCGGCAACCTGGAGACCAGCCAGCGCGTCACCGACGCGGTGCTCGGCGCGCTCGCGACGGCCGCCCCCGACGCGGTCGCGGCCGCGGGCCAGGGGACGATGAACAACGTCACGCTCGGCGGGACGGACCCTCGGGAGGAGGAGCCGACGCCGTACGCGTTCTACGAGACGCAGGGGGGCGGCTTCGGCGGCCGCGCCGGCGGCGACGGCATGGACGGGGTCCACGTCCACATGAGCAACACGCTGAACACCCCCGCGGAGGTGCTGGAGACGGCCTACCCGCTCCGGATCGAACGGTACGAACTCCGGCCTGACTCCGGCGGCGCGGGCGAACACCGCGGCGGCCTCGGCCTCCGTCGCGATGTCCGCGTCCGCGACCACACCGCCCGGCTCAGCCTGCTCGCCGAGCGCCACGAGTCGCGCCCGTACGGCCTCGCCGGCGGCGGCGAGGGCGCGAACGGTGCCGCATACCTGGTGGATGACGCGGGCGACGAGATCGAGAAACTGCCCGCGAAACACACCCGCGACCTGCCGGCGGGCACAGTCGTCAGCGTTCGCACTCCCGGGGGCGGCGGCTACGGCGACCCCGCCGACCGCGACGCAGCGGCCGTCGAACGGGATCTCGGCCTCGGGAAGCTGACCCCGGACGCCGCGCGCGAGCGGTACGGCTACGAGGTAGCCGACGACGACACGGCGACCGACGACGACTGA
- a CDS encoding hydantoinase/oxoprolinase family protein yields the protein MTDDHTPTGTRVGVDVGGTFTDLVTVRDGRVRVDKTPSTPESPDEGVVTGLHGLDAPLDSVEFLGHGTTVATNAVLEGEWADTALLTTEGFRDAVEIGRQTRPDIYDFDATKPEPVVPRDRRFEVPERVDERGAIVRDLDEDVVRDLAGDLRESGVESLAVSLLFSFEHPDHERRVREILREEGVDASVSLSSEVLPEIREYERTLTTAMNAALKPVMDAYLGSLSAAVGDFGIDVPLRVMGSNGGLMASDAARERPVDTLLSGPAAGVRGATHVAGRRGVDDLITMDMGGTSCDVSLVRDGDPLVTTDTEVGDYPVSVPTVDIHTVGAGGGSIGYVDTGGALRVGPRSAGAEPGPVCYNRGGTEPTVTDAHLVLGRIDPSGFLPDALGRDADAVRDAFAPLAEAVAGDPDATAAAARGVLRVANANMRRALRVVSVERGYDPREFALVAFGGAGPLHATALAEALDVPEVIVPRAAGVLSALGLLISDVVYDYSTSMVRRLDDVDPAALRDAYESFEAEGRTELRDAGRTDDEMAFERTLDLRYAGQSFDLSVPVEGAVDGEALDAVGERFHAAHERRYGHASPGEPVELVTVRLRARGLVEPPDLAAEDRAGDPDDAIRETRRVGFPTAGGDGGAADGNRDDAGTARDTPVYDRGRLPTDATVDGPAVVEGSESTVVVHPDQRARVDGDANLVVETGGAGE from the coding sequence ATGACCGACGACCACACGCCGACGGGCACGCGCGTCGGCGTCGACGTGGGCGGCACGTTCACGGACCTCGTGACGGTCCGCGACGGCCGCGTCCGCGTCGACAAGACGCCGTCGACCCCGGAGTCCCCCGACGAGGGCGTCGTCACCGGCCTGCACGGCCTCGACGCGCCGCTCGACTCGGTCGAGTTCCTCGGCCACGGGACGACCGTCGCGACGAACGCCGTGCTGGAGGGCGAGTGGGCCGACACGGCCCTCCTGACGACTGAGGGCTTTCGCGACGCAGTCGAGATCGGCCGCCAGACGCGCCCCGACATCTACGACTTCGACGCGACCAAGCCCGAACCGGTGGTGCCCCGCGACCGCCGCTTCGAGGTGCCCGAACGGGTGGACGAGCGCGGAGCGATCGTCCGCGACCTCGACGAGGACGTCGTCCGCGACCTCGCCGGCGACCTCCGCGAGTCGGGGGTGGAGAGCCTCGCCGTCTCCCTCCTCTTCTCCTTCGAGCACCCGGACCACGAGCGTCGCGTCCGCGAGATCCTCCGCGAGGAGGGCGTCGACGCCAGCGTCTCGCTCTCCTCGGAGGTGCTCCCGGAGATCCGCGAGTACGAGCGCACCCTCACGACCGCGATGAACGCCGCGCTCAAGCCCGTGATGGACGCGTACCTCGGCTCCCTGTCGGCGGCCGTCGGCGACTTCGGGATCGACGTGCCGCTGCGGGTGATGGGGTCGAACGGCGGGCTGATGGCGAGCGACGCCGCCCGCGAGCGCCCGGTCGACACCCTCCTCTCGGGGCCGGCGGCGGGCGTGCGCGGCGCGACCCACGTCGCCGGCCGCCGCGGCGTCGACGACCTGATCACGATGGACATGGGCGGCACCTCCTGCGACGTGAGCCTCGTCCGCGACGGCGACCCGCTCGTGACGACCGACACCGAGGTGGGCGACTACCCCGTCTCGGTGCCGACCGTGGACATCCACACCGTCGGCGCGGGCGGCGGCTCCATCGGCTACGTCGACACGGGGGGTGCACTCCGGGTCGGGCCGCGCTCGGCGGGAGCCGAGCCGGGACCCGTCTGCTACAACCGCGGCGGGACCGAGCCGACCGTCACCGACGCCCATCTCGTGCTCGGCCGGATCGACCCCTCGGGGTTCCTCCCGGACGCGCTCGGCCGCGACGCCGACGCCGTCCGCGACGCGTTCGCCCCGCTGGCGGAGGCCGTCGCCGGCGACCCCGACGCGACGGCGGCGGCGGCCCGCGGCGTGCTCAGGGTCGCGAACGCGAACATGCGCCGGGCGCTTCGCGTCGTCAGCGTCGAGCGCGGCTACGACCCCCGCGAGTTCGCGCTCGTCGCCTTCGGCGGCGCGGGGCCGCTGCACGCGACCGCCCTCGCGGAGGCGCTGGACGTTCCCGAGGTGATCGTCCCGCGTGCCGCGGGCGTCCTCTCGGCGCTGGGGCTGCTCATCAGCGACGTGGTGTACGACTACTCGACTTCGATGGTGCGCCGGCTGGACGACGTGGATCCTGCGGCCCTCCGTGACGCCTACGAGTCGTTCGAGGCGGAGGGCCGGACGGAACTGCGCGACGCCGGTCGCACGGACGACGAGATGGCCTTCGAGCGCACGCTCGACCTGCGGTACGCCGGGCAGTCGTTCGACCTCTCCGTGCCCGTCGAGGGCGCGGTCGACGGCGAGGCACTCGACGCCGTCGGCGAGCGCTTCCACGCGGCACACGAGCGCCGGTACGGCCACGCCTCGCCGGGGGAGCCGGTGGAGCTGGTCACGGTGCGACTGCGAGCGCGCGGGCTGGTCGAGCCGCCGGACCTGGCCGCCGAGGACCGCGCCGGCGACCCGGACGACGCGATCCGGGAGACGCGGCGGGTCGGCTTCCCGACCGCCGGCGGCGACGGCGGTGCTGCCGACGGCAACCGCGACGACGCCGGCACCGCCCGCGACACGCCGGTGTACGACCGCGGCCGGCTCCCCACGGACGCGACGGTCGACGGGCCGGCGGTCGTCGAGGGGAGCGAGAGCACGGTCGTCGTCCACCCGGACCAGCGCGCCCGCGTCGACGGCGACGCGAACCTCGTCGTCGAGACCGGGGGTGCGGGCGAATGA
- a CDS encoding amidase family protein, with amino-acid sequence MVDERHVEIAADRLGVALDATEIASYAADASDAAAMAGSFEPATDDREPREYAAGDDEYNAFRYRVDGERGDGPLADLRVAVKDNMAVAGVPMTCGSAGVDFTPEYDATVVRRLDAAGARLLGTTNMDEFALTTTGETCAHGPTRNPATDDGVPGGSSSGSGAAVAADLADAALGSDTGGSIRIPASYCGVVGLKPTHRTVPRFGFGDLAPSLDHVGPLASSVSTAFRVYDAIAGPDPRDLSSRAARPTADTREAVGNPVDGLTVGVVDEAMAGADDGVRDRVTAALEELAADGVETTRVSLPRFDEMAAVVVAVANCEFASLLANRGLVRGSGTGYADPWRAAAADLDWDALGEGVVDSAVTFEALYEATEGRAYVGAQNVRTRFTEAVDRALEDVDALALPTTRTTAPDFGQVTTTEDVMDTIAHTGPFNLAGTPALSVPAGAVDGRPVGLQLVADWFDEPTLARLGASLESESELE; translated from the coding sequence ATGGTCGACGAACGCCACGTCGAGATCGCGGCCGATCGCCTGGGAGTCGCACTCGACGCGACGGAGATCGCGAGCTACGCCGCCGACGCGAGCGACGCCGCCGCGATGGCCGGCTCGTTCGAACCGGCGACGGACGACCGCGAGCCCCGCGAGTACGCCGCCGGCGACGACGAGTACAACGCCTTCCGCTATCGCGTCGACGGCGAGAGAGGCGACGGACCGCTGGCGGACCTTCGCGTCGCCGTGAAGGACAACATGGCCGTCGCGGGGGTGCCGATGACCTGCGGATCCGCCGGCGTCGACTTCACCCCGGAGTACGACGCGACCGTGGTCCGACGGCTCGACGCGGCGGGCGCGCGGCTCCTCGGCACCACCAACATGGACGAGTTCGCGCTGACGACGACCGGCGAGACGTGCGCGCACGGGCCGACGAGGAATCCGGCGACCGACGACGGCGTCCCGGGCGGCTCCTCCAGCGGCAGCGGGGCGGCCGTCGCGGCGGACCTCGCTGACGCCGCGCTGGGGAGCGACACGGGCGGAAGTATCCGGATCCCCGCCTCCTACTGCGGCGTGGTCGGCCTGAAGCCGACTCACCGGACGGTCCCGCGGTTCGGCTTCGGCGACCTCGCGCCGTCGCTCGACCACGTCGGACCCCTCGCGTCGTCCGTGTCGACGGCGTTTCGGGTGTACGACGCGATCGCGGGACCGGACCCGCGCGACCTCTCCTCGCGCGCGGCCCGCCCGACGGCCGACACCCGCGAGGCGGTCGGCAACCCGGTCGACGGGCTGACCGTCGGCGTCGTCGACGAGGCGATGGCCGGTGCCGACGACGGCGTCCGAGACCGGGTGACTGCGGCGCTCGAGGAACTGGCGGCCGACGGCGTCGAGACGACCCGCGTGTCCCTCCCGCGCTTCGACGAGATGGCGGCGGTCGTCGTCGCGGTCGCGAACTGCGAGTTCGCCTCGTTGCTGGCGAACCGCGGCCTCGTCCGGGGGAGCGGCACCGGCTACGCGGACCCGTGGCGGGCGGCGGCGGCGGACCTCGACTGGGACGCGCTGGGCGAGGGCGTCGTCGACAGCGCGGTCACCTTCGAGGCGCTGTACGAGGCCACCGAGGGCCGGGCGTACGTCGGCGCACAGAACGTCCGTACTCGGTTCACCGAGGCGGTCGACCGGGCCCTCGAGGACGTCGACGCGCTGGCGCTGCCGACGACGAGGACGACGGCCCCGGACTTCGGGCAGGTGACCACCACCGAGGACGTGATGGACACGATCGCCCACACCGGCCCGTTCAACCTCGCCGGCACCCCCGCGCTGTCGGTTCCGGCGGGGGCCGTCGACGGCCGACCGGTCGGACTCCAGCTCGTCGCCGACTGGTTCGACGAGCCGACCCTCGCGCGCCTCGGGGCGAGCCTCGAGTCGGAGTCCGAACTCGAGTAG
- the arcS gene encoding archaeosine synthase subunit alpha, with translation MTDYFEVHERDGAARLGELRLDSPLATPALADDVVCDAGSLWNADRDVPEGDASVLTILPHRAYPAGTREEVVDGFAPDYAEAAAAVDGPTAAVITSDAPAAGGAAEADVDAYALSNAQGVVGHASAFAEAVIDVRGSVPADTALYLSGVATPLNVATLVYAGVDLVDAKRARVKGSQGKYLTDEGERFLEDLDELPCSCPACQVPREEFDRAACEAHNGNALEAELRRVRRRIREGRLRDYVEGQARHEQWLTAAFRELDQQYAYVEERAPVARNNELAAATSDTIRRPEIQRFAERVSERYVNRFRNPLVLVPCSARKPYSESQSHGQFHDAIQFRAHLASMTSPIGVVPQELELTYPAQHYDTVVTGRWSEDEKEFVAEVLRRYLERNDYPRVIAHVPEDGYRDICERVAAAVDVPFEYTVEDHPTTTESIANLMSALDGELKYTKRERQHNTVRAIADYMLGDGAGDDLFDELNTRSRYPKLQVRDDDEELLATMVPTYGALAFTLAGARRWVESDAPTKTVEIDSFVPQGSVLAPGVVDADDEVRVGDEVVVEGPRAFAVGRAEMHGAEMRSSTRGIAVDVRHSEER, from the coding sequence ATGACCGACTACTTCGAGGTCCACGAGCGGGACGGGGCCGCCCGACTCGGGGAGCTTCGCCTCGATTCGCCCCTCGCGACTCCGGCGCTCGCGGACGACGTGGTCTGCGACGCCGGGTCGCTGTGGAACGCCGACCGCGACGTGCCCGAGGGCGACGCCTCCGTCCTCACGATCCTGCCGCACCGCGCGTACCCGGCGGGCACGCGCGAGGAGGTGGTCGACGGCTTCGCCCCCGACTACGCCGAGGCGGCCGCCGCCGTCGACGGCCCGACGGCCGCCGTGATCACGAGCGACGCGCCGGCCGCCGGCGGGGCCGCCGAGGCGGACGTGGACGCGTACGCGCTCTCGAACGCGCAGGGGGTCGTCGGTCACGCATCGGCGTTCGCCGAGGCCGTGATCGACGTGCGCGGGTCGGTGCCCGCCGACACGGCTCTCTACCTCTCGGGGGTCGCCACCCCGCTGAACGTCGCGACGCTCGTGTACGCCGGCGTCGACCTCGTCGACGCGAAGCGGGCGCGGGTGAAGGGGAGCCAGGGGAAGTACCTCACCGACGAGGGCGAACGCTTCCTGGAGGACCTGGACGAACTCCCGTGCTCGTGTCCCGCCTGTCAGGTGCCGCGCGAGGAGTTCGACCGCGCCGCCTGCGAGGCGCACAACGGCAACGCCCTCGAGGCGGAACTGCGTCGCGTCCGGCGGCGGATCCGCGAGGGTCGCCTGCGCGACTACGTCGAGGGGCAGGCCCGCCACGAGCAGTGGCTCACCGCCGCGTTCCGGGAGCTGGACCAGCAGTACGCCTACGTCGAGGAACGCGCGCCGGTCGCCCGCAACAACGAGCTGGCGGCGGCGACGAGCGACACGATCCGCCGCCCGGAGATCCAGCGCTTCGCCGAGCGCGTGAGCGAGCGCTACGTGAACCGCTTCCGCAACCCCCTCGTGCTTGTGCCGTGCTCGGCGCGCAAGCCGTACTCCGAGAGCCAGAGCCACGGCCAGTTCCACGACGCGATTCAGTTCCGCGCGCACCTCGCGTCGATGACCTCGCCGATCGGCGTCGTTCCCCAAGAACTCGAACTCACCTACCCGGCCCAGCACTACGACACCGTCGTGACCGGCCGGTGGTCCGAAGACGAGAAGGAGTTCGTCGCCGAGGTGTTGCGGCGGTATCTGGAGCGCAACGACTACCCCCGAGTCATCGCGCACGTTCCCGAGGACGGCTACCGGGACATCTGCGAGCGCGTCGCGGCGGCGGTCGACGTGCCCTTCGAGTACACCGTCGAGGATCACCCGACGACGACCGAGTCAATCGCGAACCTCATGTCCGCTCTCGACGGGGAGCTGAAGTACACCAAGCGCGAGCGCCAGCACAACACCGTCCGCGCCATCGCCGACTACATGCTCGGCGACGGCGCGGGCGACGACCTCTTCGACGAGCTGAACACGCGCTCGCGGTATCCGAAGCTCCAGGTCCGCGACGACGACGAGGAGCTGCTGGCGACGATGGTGCCCACCTACGGCGCGCTGGCGTTCACCCTCGCGGGCGCGCGCCGCTGGGTCGAGAGCGACGCCCCGACCAAGACCGTCGAGATCGACTCGTTCGTCCCGCAGGGGAGCGTCCTCGCGCCGGGCGTCGTCGACGCGGACGACGAGGTCCGCGTCGGCGACGAGGTCGTCGTCGAGGGACCGCGGGCGTTCGCCGTCGGCCGCGCCGAGATGCACGGCGCGGAGATGCGTTCGTCGACCCGCGGGATCGCGGTGGACGTGCGCCACAGCGAGGAGCGCTGA
- the tgtA gene encoding tRNA guanosine(15) transglycosylase TgtA, giving the protein MREHFEIRDHDAAGRIGRLEVPRAGVTVETPALLPVINPNIETIDPGRLRSEFGADMLITNSYIIRTTEDLHERALSEGLHELLGFDGAIMTDSGSFQLAEYGEIDTTTTEILEFQRDIGSDVGTPVDIPTPPDASRERAESDLDVTRQALADAEAVDTGDMLVNAPVQGSTYPDLRERAGREAAATDLDVFPVGAVVPMMNGYRYDDMVDAVAAAKRGLSEDCPVHLFGAGHPMMFALAVALGCDLFDSAAYALMARDGRYLTVSGTEQLEDLEYLPCSCPICHEHTPEALRAAASDERESLLAEHNLHVTFEELRRVKQAIRDGDLLELVEKRARGHPAMTDGYRALLEHADRLERVDSASTGTFFGVSHESARRPEVRRHHDRIARLDVPDSLLCSEYGEPSDHDYEEVWRVVPPFGPFPRALSETYPLTAEVPDRTDAAAERAAAQGVRALVEANPETRVTLAHEGWGADALAVIPESVTLEDLHASAGGEGPDPVESRSESE; this is encoded by the coding sequence ATGCGCGAGCACTTCGAGATCCGGGACCACGACGCCGCCGGCAGGATCGGCCGGCTTGAGGTCCCACGCGCGGGCGTCACCGTCGAGACGCCGGCGCTGCTCCCTGTGATCAACCCCAACATCGAGACGATCGACCCGGGCCGCCTCCGGTCGGAGTTCGGCGCGGACATGCTGATCACCAACTCCTACATCATCCGCACGACCGAGGACCTCCACGAGCGCGCGCTCTCGGAGGGGCTTCACGAGCTGCTCGGCTTCGACGGCGCGATCATGACCGACTCGGGGAGCTTCCAACTGGCCGAGTACGGCGAGATCGACACCACGACGACGGAGATCCTGGAGTTCCAGCGCGACATCGGCAGCGACGTGGGCACCCCGGTCGACATCCCCACCCCGCCGGACGCGAGCCGCGAGCGGGCCGAATCGGACCTGGACGTGACCCGGCAGGCGCTCGCGGACGCCGAGGCCGTCGACACCGGCGACATGCTCGTCAACGCCCCGGTTCAGGGCAGCACCTACCCGGACCTGCGTGAGCGGGCCGGACGGGAGGCCGCCGCGACGGATCTGGACGTGTTCCCCGTCGGCGCGGTCGTGCCGATGATGAACGGCTACCGCTACGACGACATGGTCGACGCCGTCGCCGCCGCCAAGCGCGGGCTGAGCGAGGACTGCCCGGTCCACCTGTTCGGCGCGGGCCACCCGATGATGTTCGCGCTGGCGGTCGCGCTCGGCTGTGACCTGTTCGACTCGGCCGCCTACGCGCTGATGGCCCGCGACGGCCGCTACCTCACGGTCTCGGGCACCGAGCAGCTGGAAGACCTCGAGTACCTCCCGTGTTCGTGTCCCATCTGTCACGAGCACACGCCCGAGGCGTTGCGTGCGGCCGCAAGCGACGAGCGGGAGTCCCTGCTCGCCGAGCACAACCTCCACGTCACCTTCGAGGAACTCCGGCGCGTGAAGCAGGCGATCCGCGACGGCGACCTGCTCGAACTCGTCGAGAAGCGCGCCCGCGGCCACCCCGCGATGACCGACGGCTACCGCGCCCTGCTGGAGCACGCCGACCGACTGGAGCGCGTCGACAGCGCCTCTACGGGCACCTTCTTCGGCGTCTCTCACGAGTCGGCCCGGCGACCGGAAGTACGCCGCCACCACGACCGGATCGCGCGCCTCGACGTGCCCGACAGCCTGCTGTGCTCGGAGTACGGCGAACCCTCCGACCACGACTACGAGGAGGTCTGGCGCGTCGTCCCGCCGTTCGGGCCGTTCCCCCGGGCGCTCTCGGAGACGTATCCGCTGACCGCAGAGGTTCCCGACCGCACGGACGCGGCCGCCGAGCGCGCCGCGGCCCAGGGAGTCCGCGCGCTCGTCGAGGCGAACCCCGAGACACGCGTGACGCTCGCCCACGAGGGCTGGGGAGCCGATGCGCTCGCGGTGATCCCCGAGTCGGTGACGCTGGAAGATCTCCACGCGAGCGCCGGCGGCGAAGGCCCCGATCCGGTTGAGTCACGAAGCGAAAGCGAATAA